GGAGTTTACGGTGGAAATGTAAAAGCAGCAGAACAACTTGGGGTTTTATTAGCAAACAAAATTAAAGAACTTAATTTACTAGATGCAAAAATTGTTTTTGATCGTTCAGGTTACATTTACCATGGAAGAGTTAAAGCTTTCGCTGAAGCAGTTAGAAATGAAGGAGTGAAGTTTTAATAATGGAAAAAAAAGAACTAAAAAAAGTACAACAAGCAGCTCCAACAAAAGAGATCAAGGCTAATTTTAAAGTTGGACAAAATAATAATAAAGTTGATAAAATTAAAAATGAATTAAAAGTAAAAAACACAAAACCTTTTGCTCGTAAAGACAATCGTGATTCTAAATCATTGTCCAAAGACAACAATAACAAAAGAAATTTCAAAAAAAGAGAACAAAATTCTCAACCATTCCAAAATGAATTTGAAGAAAAAGTTATCAACATTTCTAGAGTTACAACTGTTGTCAAAGGTGGAAGAAGATTTTCTTTTTCTGCTTATGCAGTAGTGGGTAACAAAAAAGGAAAAGTTGGTTTTGGGCATGGAAAAGCAAATGAAGTTCAAGATTCAATTAAAAAAGCTATTAAAGCAGCACAAAATAATTTAATTACTGTGCCAATCGTTGATTCAACTGTACCACATGAAATTCAAGAAAAATTTTTAGCTTCAAAAGTTTTATTAAAACCTGCTCCAAAAGGAAAAGGGATTATTGCTTCAGCTTCTGTTAGAGCTGTTGTTGAACTAGCTGGTTATTCAAATATTTATACTAAGACATATGGATCAAGAACCAAAGCAAATATTGTGCGTGCAACTATGAATGCTTTAAGCAAATTAAGAACAGTTGAAAAAATTGCTGAATTAAGAAATATCCCTGTTGAACACTTGAAAAAAAATTAAGATTATAGAAATAAGGAGATAGGTTATGAAATTGCATGAATTACAAAGCACAATAGGTTCAAGAAAAGAAAAACACCGTAAAGGTCGTGGTCATGCTGCAGGTAAAGGAAAACAAGCTGGAAAAGGTCAATCAGGACAAAGAAAAAGATCAAGTGTAAGACCTGGATTTGAAGGGGGACAAAACCCATTATTCAGACGTATTCCAAAAATTGGATTTAATAATATTAATTCCGTTAAATACCAAACAGTTTCTTTAGCAAAATTAGAAGAAAAATTTGAAAACAATAGTTCAATCACAATTAGAGATTTATTTGATAAAAAATTAGTTAGAAGAAAAACAATGCCTGTTAAAATTTTAGCTTTAGGTAAATTAACAAAAACATTACATATTGAAACTGATGCTTGCTCAACAAAAGCAAAAGAAATTATCGAAAATCTTAAAGGAACAGTAAAATTAATTTAAAATGTTT
This Mesomycoplasma neurolyticum DNA region includes the following protein-coding sequences:
- the rplR gene encoding 50S ribosomal protein L18 produces the protein MAKLSRNKKRINKHNRVKAKLNLTTGIRLSVYKSLKNLYAQLVEVETGKTLSSVSTLNLGVYGGNVKAAEQLGVLLANKIKELNLLDAKIVFDRSGYIYHGRVKAFAEAVRNEGVKF
- the rpsE gene encoding 30S ribosomal protein S5, whose amino-acid sequence is MEKKELKKVQQAAPTKEIKANFKVGQNNNKVDKIKNELKVKNTKPFARKDNRDSKSLSKDNNNKRNFKKREQNSQPFQNEFEEKVINISRVTTVVKGGRRFSFSAYAVVGNKKGKVGFGHGKANEVQDSIKKAIKAAQNNLITVPIVDSTVPHEIQEKFLASKVLLKPAPKGKGIIASASVRAVVELAGYSNIYTKTYGSRTKANIVRATMNALSKLRTVEKIAELRNIPVEHLKKN
- the rplO gene encoding 50S ribosomal protein L15; translation: MKLHELQSTIGSRKEKHRKGRGHAAGKGKQAGKGQSGQRKRSSVRPGFEGGQNPLFRRIPKIGFNNINSVKYQTVSLAKLEEKFENNSSITIRDLFDKKLVRRKTMPVKILALGKLTKTLHIETDACSTKAKEIIENLKGTVKLI